The following proteins are encoded in a genomic region of uncultured Methanobrevibacter sp.:
- a CDS encoding glycosyltransferase, which yields MNDKISIILPIFNVGPHLKGGIDSLINQTIGKENLEIIMVNDCSTDGSDKIIDEYAEKYDCCRAIHHETNSGGAHTPRNTGIEASTGDYIMFLDPDDRYVPDACERLYNAVKENDVDLAFARFKRIFEYGGYVQESYSPYEADLESAYPGETFESANFLDIPDVIWDNVVERVLYGKTLEVTYPRDGPIDTISVDNIEQEPDLLKIQPSVWCKIYRRELIMDNDLRFKKFVTGDDMAFTLEALLNAEGIVYLNNYFSYDYYIRDLPNDKSITNNVNVRLLDELMEAYIYCRKKTEGFSKEVQTVSLNPHLLHWMHTWKTSPFTKEENRLLLKKVNKLKKIHKGDLKTRMLMSSMTTAIETAIYTARE from the coding sequence ATGAATGATAAAATAAGCATTATTTTACCGATTTTTAATGTTGGACCTCACCTTAAAGGAGGTATTGACTCTCTTATAAATCAGACAATCGGAAAAGAAAATCTGGAAATAATCATGGTTAACGACTGCTCAACCGACGGGTCTGATAAAATCATAGATGAATATGCTGAGAAATACGATTGCTGCCGTGCAATTCATCATGAAACCAACAGCGGAGGCGCACATACTCCAAGAAATACCGGAATTGAAGCTTCAACCGGTGACTATATCATGTTTTTAGACCCTGATGACAGGTATGTTCCTGACGCATGCGAAAGACTTTACAATGCCGTTAAGGAAAATGACGTTGATTTGGCATTTGCACGTTTCAAAAGAATATTCGAATACGGAGGATATGTTCAGGAATCATATTCACCTTATGAAGCGGATCTTGAAAGCGCATATCCCGGCGAGACCTTTGAGTCTGCAAACTTCCTTGACATTCCAGATGTCATCTGGGACAATGTCGTTGAAAGGGTTCTCTACGGAAAAACCCTGGAAGTAACCTATCCGAGAGACGGACCAATCGATACAATCAGTGTTGACAATATCGAGCAGGAACCTGACCTTTTAAAAATTCAGCCTTCAGTATGGTGTAAAATCTATAGAAGGGAACTGATTATGGACAATGACCTGCGCTTTAAAAAGTTCGTTACCGGAGACGACATGGCATTTACCCTTGAAGCACTTTTAAATGCAGAAGGAATCGTATATCTCAACAATTACTTCAGTTACGACTACTACATAAGAGACCTGCCTAACGACAAGTCAATTACCAACAACGTTAACGTTAGACTTCTTGATGAGCTGATGGAAGCCTACATTTACTGCAGAAAGAAAACTGAAGGATTTTCAAAAGAGGTTCAGACAGTATCACTCAATCCGCATCTGCTTCACTGGATGCATACATGGAAAACCTCTCCATTTACAAAAGAAGAAAACAGACTGCTGCTTAAAAAAGTAAACAAACTTAAAAAAATACATAAAGGCGATTTAAAAACCAGAATGCTGATGAGCTCAATGACAACAGCGATTGAAACCGCCATATATACCGCAAGGGAGTAA
- a CDS encoding signal recognition particle subunit SRP19/SEC65 family protein, which translates to MITIWPQYLNKNLSLKEGRKIAKEYAVKDPELNDIERALKRLGLKYSMQKEFSYPGKWYEKSGRVLVEWEGTKLELLKEVSLKIKEIRN; encoded by the coding sequence ATGATTACTATCTGGCCACAATATCTAAATAAAAACTTATCCCTAAAAGAAGGACGTAAAATTGCAAAAGAGTATGCTGTTAAAGATCCGGAATTAAACGATATCGAAAGAGCTCTTAAAAGGCTCGGTTTGAAATACAGTATGCAGAAGGAATTTTCATATCCCGGCAAATGGTATGAAAAATCCGGACGTGTCCTTGTTGAATGGGAAGGAACAAAACTTGAACTGTTAAAAGAAGTTAGTTTAAAAATTAAAGAAATAAGAAACTGA
- the glf gene encoding UDP-galactopyranose mutase, giving the protein MKDYKYVIVGAGLSGLTLAERIANELDEEVLIIEKRDHIGGNVYDFYDNGLLIQKYGPHIYHTNEKKVHDYLSQFTEWNDYVHRVLSYVDGKLVPMPICIDTLNALYDLDLDENSMKEWIDKHKEDIDEVKSSEDVVLKNAGRDIYEKLFKNYTEKQWGTSAANLSSSVISRIPFRFNHDDRYFADTYQGMPKEGFTKMCENMIKSDKIHVGLKADYKDYIDKINYETLIYTGPIDYFYDYKYGELLYRCLNFVYEIVDEDSYQDVAVVNYPNDPYFTRITEFKKLTWQEVEGKTAIMREYPGFNGEKCYPYPTQEYLDKFKLYEAEMEKEENVIFAGRLAKYKYYNMDLVVKDALEIFENQIK; this is encoded by the coding sequence ATGAAGGATTATAAATACGTTATTGTAGGAGCAGGACTCTCAGGACTTACACTTGCTGAGAGAATTGCAAATGAACTGGATGAAGAAGTGCTTATTATTGAAAAGCGTGACCATATCGGAGGTAACGTCTATGACTTTTATGACAACGGACTTCTGATTCAGAAATACGGACCTCACATCTACCATACCAATGAAAAGAAGGTTCACGATTACTTGTCACAGTTTACTGAATGGAACGATTACGTTCACAGAGTCCTGAGCTATGTTGACGGAAAACTTGTACCTATGCCAATCTGCATAGATACCCTGAATGCACTCTACGATTTGGATTTGGATGAAAATTCAATGAAAGAGTGGATTGACAAGCACAAGGAAGATATCGATGAGGTAAAATCCTCTGAAGATGTGGTTTTGAAAAATGCGGGCCGTGACATCTACGAAAAGCTTTTCAAAAACTACACCGAAAAGCAGTGGGGAACATCAGCTGCCAATTTAAGCTCAAGCGTCATTTCAAGAATCCCGTTCAGATTCAATCATGACGACAGATACTTTGCCGATACCTACCAGGGAATGCCTAAGGAAGGATTTACAAAAATGTGTGAAAACATGATTAAATCCGATAAAATCCACGTGGGCCTTAAGGCAGACTACAAGGACTACATTGACAAAATCAACTACGAAACCTTAATATATACAGGCCCTATCGATTACTTTTATGATTACAAATACGGAGAACTCTTATACAGATGCCTGAACTTCGTATATGAAATAGTTGACGAGGATTCATATCAGGACGTTGCAGTTGTCAACTATCCTAATGACCCTTACTTTACAAGGATTACAGAGTTTAAAAAACTTACATGGCAGGAAGTTGAAGGAAAAACTGCAATCATGAGAGAATATCCCGGATTCAACGGAGAAAAATGTTATCCTTATCCTACACAGGAATATCTGGATAAATTCAAATTATATGAAGCTGAAATGGAAAAAGAGGAAAATGTCATCTTTGCAGGAAGACTTGCCAAATACAAATACTACAATATGGATTTAGTCGTTAAAGATGCATTGGAAATCTTTGAAAATCAAATCAAATAG
- the recJ gene encoding single-stranded-DNA-specific exonuclease RecJ: MKIPQLMHEQYLEACEIIKNAEDIKVYSHIDCDGICSGAILSTILDRQNKEHEIEFVNLDVLDDIELDHELTIFSDLGSGQRIDTNAVKGQKIIILDHHPPLRDLDYRDDKDYTYLEINPIHHGIDGSYYVCGGGLCYFLAKQFGYTDLSWIGVLSAIGDMQNTKTGHFEGLNKIIQQDAIDGGYLGLIENDINIYGRNTRPLFVALSYFSDVKLPITNNTTETMAILEELGIDEKHNRKTLNELTQQEKGKLFQKLVEMISKAVPGKYVQYIPQLIIGDSYTFLKEDENSFLRDGSEFSTAMNACGRNHEEKIAMEVLKGDRFVALDELEAVSKTHRYNLATSIARVAESDETNIIEMENLQYFDGDGIKPEIVGTITGMILGYCNWKKPIIGFTQTDSDGLKISLRCSRLLSYDGIHFGNIIREIASNVGGSGGGHAMACGAYIPIDKKDEFLQQFNDALAGKLSN, translated from the coding sequence ATGAAAATACCACAACTAATGCACGAACAGTACCTCGAGGCATGTGAGATTATTAAAAATGCCGAAGACATTAAGGTATACTCCCACATCGACTGTGACGGCATCTGTTCAGGTGCAATCTTATCAACCATACTAGATAGACAAAACAAAGAACATGAAATTGAATTTGTAAATTTAGATGTCCTTGATGATATCGAACTTGACCATGAACTTACAATCTTTTCTGATTTGGGTTCAGGACAGCGCATTGATACCAATGCAGTCAAAGGTCAAAAAATTATCATCCTAGACCACCATCCACCCCTCAGAGATTTAGACTACAGAGATGATAAGGACTACACCTATCTTGAAATCAATCCGATACATCATGGAATTGACGGGTCCTATTATGTTTGCGGAGGAGGATTATGCTATTTTTTAGCCAAGCAATTCGGCTATACTGATTTAAGCTGGATTGGAGTTTTATCAGCTATCGGAGACATGCAGAATACAAAGACAGGTCATTTCGAAGGACTGAATAAGATTATCCAGCAGGATGCAATCGACGGAGGATACCTTGGACTTATAGAAAATGACATAAACATTTATGGAAGAAATACCCGTCCGTTATTTGTTGCACTATCCTATTTCAGCGATGTAAAACTGCCGATTACAAACAACACCACCGAAACCATGGCCATTTTAGAAGAACTTGGAATCGATGAAAAGCATAACCGTAAAACATTGAATGAACTGACACAGCAGGAAAAAGGAAAACTCTTCCAGAAACTTGTTGAGATGATTTCAAAGGCGGTTCCGGGAAAATATGTTCAGTACATTCCCCAGCTTATTATCGGAGATTCATATACATTCCTCAAAGAAGATGAGAACAGTTTTTTAAGAGACGGATCTGAATTTTCAACCGCAATGAATGCATGCGGAAGAAACCACGAAGAAAAAATTGCCATGGAAGTGCTGAAGGGCGACCGTTTCGTTGCATTGGATGAACTGGAAGCAGTAAGCAAAACTCATAGGTATAATCTGGCAACATCAATCGCCAGAGTAGCTGAAAGCGATGAAACCAACATCATAGAGATGGAAAACCTCCAGTATTTTGACGGAGACGGTATAAAACCTGAAATCGTCGGAACAATAACTGGAATGATTTTAGGATACTGCAACTGGAAAAAACCAATTATAGGATTTACCCAAACTGACAGCGACGGACTTAAGATTTCACTTAGATGTTCAAGACTGCTTTCATATGACGGAATTCATTTCGGAAATATCATTCGTGAAATTGCATCAAATGTCGGAGGAAGCGGTGGAGGACATGCCATGGCATGCGGTGCATACATTCCAATTGACAAAAAAGATGAATTTCTCCAACAGTTCAATGATGCACTGGCCGGGAAATTATCAAACTAA